In the Sulfuriferula thiophila genome, one interval contains:
- a CDS encoding IS3 family transposase, which produces ADWLIRLTTNQRNWGFGLCYFYLRNTKQFHWNHKRVYRIYRELELNLRIKPRRRLVREKPEALAVPTQINEVWSMDFMHDQLADGRCIRLFNVIDDFNREGLCIEVDFSLPSERVIRSLDQIVEWRGVPKAIRCDNGPEYISNMTKAWAEQRGIKLDFIQPGNPQQNAYIERYNRTVRYDWLAHYLFDTVEEVQNFATAWLWTYNNERPNTAIGGIPPKHKLAMAA; this is translated from the coding sequence GCTGACTGGCTGATACGTTTGACCACCAACCAACGCAACTGGGGATTTGGCCTATGTTATTTTTACCTGCGCAATACCAAACAGTTCCATTGGAACCACAAGCGGGTTTACCGAATATATCGCGAGCTGGAATTGAATCTGCGCATCAAACCCAGACGTCGTCTGGTACGGGAGAAACCAGAGGCGCTTGCTGTACCAACACAAATCAACGAAGTCTGGTCGATGGACTTCATGCATGACCAGTTGGCGGATGGCCGCTGTATTCGATTGTTTAATGTCATTGACGATTTTAACCGCGAAGGCTTGTGTATTGAGGTTGACTTCTCGTTGCCGTCAGAACGAGTGATTCGTTCACTAGATCAGATTGTTGAATGGCGTGGTGTGCCCAAGGCCATCCGTTGTGACAACGGCCCTGAATACATCAGCAATATGACCAAGGCATGGGCTGAACAGCGTGGTATCAAACTTGACTTTATTCAGCCAGGCAATCCCCAGCAGAATGCTTATATTGAACGCTATAACCGCACAGTGCGCTATGACTGGTTGGCGCATTACTTGTTCGATACCGTCGAGGAAGTGCAAAACTTTGCGACAGCTTGGTTATGGACTTACAATAACGAACGACCAAACACGGCGATTGGTGGGATCCCACCTAAACACAAACTCGCTATGGCCGCTTAA